A DNA window from Gemmatimonadaceae bacterium contains the following coding sequences:
- a CDS encoding OmpA family protein, translating to MSMTYLRRAPRAWQALAALSVGATLAACAHAPAAGARLPSAAPLTPVSARITDEAIARDLATIAAHERQVLTLASAAPGSPSRFRLARRALQYLALARAAYERNDRSTFPDDALAWARADIDVLSRDAAATEPSSAVPVPVAAIASHAFLGGAACRVEPVSAYTAALDGLEKALVVPERPAPVPVEDRPLPPRPAARCEGPERLTGVPGMVHFALDRSILSPATREVLDRAAAALAPYPGVRVRLSGHTDVRASEAYNQALSERRVNAVRDYLASRGVAVERLESSARGEAQPLVGGSLARDHARNRRVELRYVLCDGSEVPLDEELSDLQLEARRKRVIPREK from the coding sequence ATGAGCATGACCTACCTGCGCCGTGCGCCTCGGGCGTGGCAGGCGCTTGCCGCGCTGAGCGTGGGCGCGACGCTCGCGGCCTGCGCGCACGCGCCTGCCGCGGGCGCACGCCTGCCGTCAGCTGCACCGTTGACGCCGGTGTCGGCACGCATCACCGATGAGGCGATCGCCCGTGATCTTGCCACCATCGCCGCGCACGAGCGTCAGGTGCTGACGCTCGCGTCGGCCGCGCCGGGGTCGCCGTCGCGGTTCCGCCTGGCGCGGCGCGCGCTCCAGTACCTGGCGCTGGCGCGTGCCGCCTACGAGCGCAACGATCGCTCGACCTTTCCCGACGATGCCCTGGCGTGGGCGCGGGCTGACATCGACGTGTTGTCACGCGACGCGGCAGCCACCGAGCCGTCGTCGGCGGTCCCCGTTCCCGTCGCAGCAATCGCGTCGCACGCCTTCCTGGGCGGCGCAGCGTGTCGCGTGGAGCCGGTGTCCGCGTACACCGCTGCACTCGATGGTTTGGAAAAGGCGCTGGTCGTTCCCGAGCGACCGGCACCGGTTCCGGTGGAAGACCGGCCGCTCCCGCCGCGCCCCGCCGCGCGGTGCGAGGGGCCGGAACGCCTCACCGGGGTTCCCGGGATGGTGCACTTCGCGCTCGACCGCTCGATCCTCTCGCCGGCCACGCGCGAGGTGCTCGATCGCGCGGCCGCCGCGCTGGCGCCCTACCCGGGCGTCCGCGTGCGCCTGTCGGGACACACCGACGTGCGAGCCAGCGAGGCGTACAACCAGGCACTCTCCGAGCGGCGCGTCAACGCGGTGCGTGACTACCTGGCGTCGCGCGGCGTCGCGGTCGAGCGCCTGGAGTCGTCGGCGCGGGGCGAGGCGCAGCCGCTGGTTGGTGGATCGCTCGCACGCGACCACGCCCGCAACCGTCGCGTGGAGCTTCGCTACGTGCTCTGCGACGGGAGCGAGGTCCCGCTGGACGAGGAACTCTCCGACCTGCAGCTCGAGGCACGCCGCAAGCGGGTCATCCCCCGCGAGAAGTAG